TCGCAACAGGTACTCCACCTGGCATTTGGACGATAGACAACAATGAATCCAAACCATTTAATGTTCGGCTTTTAACCGGTACCCCAATAACAGGTAAAATCGTTTTAGCTGCTACCATACCTGGTAAATGCGCTGCCCCACCTGCTCCCGCAATAATAATGTTAAGCCCTCTATCAATTGCTTTTTCAGCGTATTCAAACATAAAATCAGGCGTACGATGCGCTGATACGACTAATTTTTCATAAGGTATTGCTAATTCTTCTAAAATATCACATGTTTTTTTCAAGGTTGGCCAATCTGATTGACTCCCCATGATAACACCAACTAAAGGTTTCATAACGTCCTCCTTCCTTTTGTGATTATTTTAACAACGCCACCTAACAAAGTCAATACAAACACGTATGTTTTATTAATTAGATTTCTATAATGTTCGTCTTTATTGGTTAGAACCAATCGTGCATATCGTTAAAATAAAGTTTTTTTACTCATCTTAAAACACTTTTATAAACCAAAAACGAACGATAATGTATCTTATCTGTATCACTAACAGGAAAAATAGCAAAAAAAAAAATAGCCCTAAGGCTATTTTTTATTCATCATTTGAAGAATGTAATTCTACATTTTTACCTGTTTTAAGATAAACAATCCATTCACAGATATTAGTCACATAATCACCAATACGCTCTAAGAATCGAGCCACTCTTAAGTAATCTGTTCCAACTTCAACTAAGTTTGAATCTTCTTTCATGACTTTAATACACATACCATAAATCTCTTTAAAATAGTTGTTAACTCGTTCGTCACGATCTGCTATTTTAACCGCTTCGTCTGCATCACCCTCAGTATAAGCATGCAACGCATCATCAAGTAATTTCAAGACGTCATTTGCCATATCAGAAATTTTTTCTTGAATTTCAACGATTGGTTTAGTGTTATTAACACGAATTGCCGCTTTAGAGATTGATACCGCATGATCTCCAATACGTTCTAAGTCGTTAACAGCTTTCATAACGGTAATAATTAAACGTAAATCAGATGTTACAGGTTGTTGCAAGGCAATCATTTCTAAGCCTCTTTTTTCTAAGTCTGCTTCAAAGTCATTAATCTTTGAATCACCTTGAATCACACTTTCAGCAATTTCATTATCTTGCTTAATGAAAGCACGAACGGCTTTATACACTGATAAACTTACTGTTTCACCCATTTCATGAAATTCATCATGTAATTGACGTAAATCTTTTTCAAATTGAGCTCTTAACATAAAAGTAACATCTCCTTTTTAATTTTAACCAAATTTCCCTGAAATATAATCTTCTGTTTCTTGTTTCTTAGGGTTCAAGAAAATATTTGATGTTTTATCAAATTCTATCAAATTACCATCTAAAAAGAAAGCTGTTTTATCCGAGATACGTGATGCTTGCTGCATGTTATGCGTTACCATGATCATCGTATACTTGTCTTTCAATTCATATAGCATATTTTCTATTTTACCGCTCGACACTGGATCTAACGCACTAGTTGGTTCATCTAGTAAAATAATTTCTGGTTCAACCGCTAATACACGTGCAATACAGACACGTTGCTGTTGGCCGCCAGATAACGCTAACGCACTTTTGTCTAATTTATCTTTCAC
This is a stretch of genomic DNA from Vagococcus zengguangii. It encodes these proteins:
- the purE gene encoding 5-(carboxyamino)imidazole ribonucleotide mutase, which codes for MKPLVGVIMGSQSDWPTLKKTCDILEELAIPYEKLVVSAHRTPDFMFEYAEKAIDRGLNIIIAGAGGAAHLPGMVAAKTILPVIGVPVKSRTLNGLDSLLSIVQMPGGVPVATTAIGEAGATNAGLLAAQILAISDKSLAERLNNRRQKLTNNVLESSELVDE
- the phoU gene encoding phosphate signaling complex protein PhoU; this encodes MLRAQFEKDLRQLHDEFHEMGETVSLSVYKAVRAFIKQDNEIAESVIQGDSKINDFEADLEKRGLEMIALQQPVTSDLRLIITVMKAVNDLERIGDHAVSISKAAIRVNNTKPIVEIQEKISDMANDVLKLLDDALHAYTEGDADEAVKIADRDERVNNYFKEIYGMCIKVMKEDSNLVEVGTDYLRVARFLERIGDYVTNICEWIVYLKTGKNVELHSSNDE